One window of the Salvia splendens isolate huo1 chromosome 1, SspV2, whole genome shotgun sequence genome contains the following:
- the LOC121746618 gene encoding vacuolar-sorting receptor 1-like: protein MREKLGILVCVLFVLFGSCLGRFLVEKNSLKVTSPDSLKGVYESAIGNFGVPQYGGAMTGSVFYPKSNQNGCSSFEDVEASLKKKPGGIPIFLLADRGECYFTVKAWNAQNGGVAAILVADDRNEPLITMDNPEQEDASPDYLQNITIPSALISKDLGDRIKKELAKGEMVSINLDWREALPHPDERVEYEFWTNSNDECGPKCESQLDFVRDFKGAAQILEQKGYTQFIPRYITWYCPDAFKSSKQCKSQCINQGRYCAPDPEQDFSKGYDGKDVVEQNLRQACFFKVANESRKPWQWWDYATDFSIRCPMKEKKYNKECADQVIKSLGADLKKIDKCIGDIEADVDNPVLKAEQEAQIGKGSRGDVTILPTLVVNNRQYRGKLDKGAVLKAICSGFEETTEPAICLTQDIQTNECLTNNGGCWQDTTSNITACRDTFRGRVCECPVVQGVKFSGDGYTHCQASGALRCGINNGGCWKETKNGHTYSACIDDHTKGCKCPPGFKGDGVNHCEDIDECKEKLACQCSDCKCKNTWGSYECSCSSNQLYIHEHDTCVGKDSVTEYSWNFVWVIILGLTVVGFTGYALYKYRIRRYMDSEIRAIMAQYMPLDNQGEVPTHTPV, encoded by the exons ATGAGAGAGAAATTAGggattttagtttgtgtgttGTTTGTTCTCTTCGGTTCCTGCTTGGGAAGATTTCTAGTGGAGAAGAACAGTTTGAAGGTGACATCGCCCGATTCACTGAAAGGTGTTTATGAAAGTGCAATTGGGAATTTTGGGGTTCCTCAATATGGAGGAGCGATGACTGGCTCTGTTTTTTACCCTAAATCGAATCAGAATGGGTGCAGTAGCTTTGAAGATGTCGAAGCTTCCTTGAAGAAGAAGCCTGGAGGCATTCCAATCTTCCTTCTTGCTGATAGAGGGG AGTGTTATTTTACAGTGAAGGCATGGAATGCGCAAAATGGTGGTGTGGCAGCTATTCTTGTGGCTGATGACAGGAATGAGCCTCTTATCACCATGGATAATCCTGAGCAAGAAGATGCAAGTCCTGATTATCTGCAGAACATCACTATTCCATCAGCCCTTATCAGCAAGGATCTTGGAGACAGAATCAAAAAAGAATTAGCTAAAGGAGAAATGGTGAGTATTAATCTTGATTGGAGAGAAGCCCTTCCTCATCCTGATGAGCGGGTTGAGTATGAGTTCTGGACAAATAGTAATGATGAGTGTGGCCCCAAGTGTGAAAGCCAGTTAGATTTTGTCAGAGATTTCAAAGGAGCTGCTCAGATACTTGAGCAGAAAGGCTACACTCAGTTCATTCCACGTTATATAACCTGGTACTGTCCTGACGCTTTTAAGTCGAGCAAACAGTGCAAGTCACAGTGCATCAACCAAGGGAGGTATTGTGCACCAGATCCTGAGCAGGATTTCAGCAAAGGATATGATGGGAAGGATGTTGTTGAACAAAATCTACGTCAAGCCTGCTTCTTTAAGGTGGCAAATGAAAGCAGAAAGCCATGGCAGTGGTGGGACTATGCTACAGATTTTTCAATCCGCTGTCCAATGAAAGAGAAGAAGTATAATAAAGAGTGTGCAGATCAAGTAATCAAGTCACTTG GAGCTGATCTTAAGAAGATAGACAAATGTATTGGTGACATAGAGGCAGATGTTGATAACCCTGTTCTGAAAGCTGAACAGGAAGCACAG ATCGGAAAGGGCTCAAGAGGAGACGTGACCATCTTGCCGACTCTTGTTGTGAACAATAGACAATATAGAG GGAAGCTGGACAAGGGGGCGGTTCTCAAGGCTATTTGTTCAGGTTTTGAAGAGACTACAGAACCTGCAATCTGTCTGACTCAAG ATATACAAACAAACGAGTGTTTGACTAACAATGGCGGGTGCTGGCAGGATACAACTTCTAATATTACTGCTTGCAGG GATACCTTCAGGGGGAGGGTCTGCGAGTGCCCCGTTGTGCAGGGAGTGAAATTCTCCGGTGATGGTTATACTCATTGCCAAG CTTCTGGTGCATTAAGATGCGGAATTAACAACGGAGGTTGTTGGAAGGAAACAAAGAACGGACATACATACTCCGCATGCATT GACGACCATACAAAAGGTTGCAAGTGTCCACCTGGATTCAAGGGTGATGGAGTTAATCATTGTGAAG ATATTGATGAATGCAAGGAAAAGTTGGCTTGCCAGTGTTCTGATTGCAAGTGTAAGAACACCTGGGGAAGTTATGAATGCAGCTGCAGTAGCAACCAACTGTACATACACGAGCACGATACATGTGTAG GTAAAGATTCTGTAACAGAATACAGCTGGAACTTCGTGTGGGTGATTATTCTCGGTTTGACTGTGGTTGGATTTACTGGATATGCTCTATACAAGTACAGGATCCGA CGATACATGGACTCAGAGATCCGGGCTATCATGGCGCAGTACATGCCGTTGGACAATCAAGGAGAGGTGCCGACTCACACGCCGGTTTAA
- the LOC121746651 gene encoding protein FATTY ACID EXPORT 3, chloroplastic-like isoform X1 — protein sequence MSVRLESIKFRNSFPNINRPASTMALCHSPPTTLGFQPLLPPKINVNLSLPRLLGVNLRQITLRNRTVFSFAASHEESKPSDIGIEKEKEDLKGQAQESEEAWQQVLSSFKEQAIKMQSMSKEAYELYSEKAFVVLKETSEKLKIQAEKARQDLVEIAKETAEESKEYLAAAAEKSPEPVKDIVETFSTSTDELNDVSKVRDFYVGIPYGALLSVGGFLSFMLTGSIHAIRFGIVLGGTLLALSIASLKSWKKGEPSSLLVKGQTVIATIFFVRELRLLAMRSFISNFITTLISGGVLAFYLYRIIRDREQTGGSSQELGAET from the exons ATGAGCGTTAGATTGGAATCCATCAAATTCAGAAACTCCTTTCCTAACATCAATAGACCTGCTTCAACAATGGCGCTCTGCCACTCGCCGCCGACCACTCTAGGGTTTCAACCTTTGCTCCCCCCTAAAATCAATGTCAACTTGTCGCTTCCTAGGCTGCTCGGCGTTAATCTACGCCAGATTACTCTGAGGAATCGCACCGTTTTCTCCTTTGCTGCGTCCCACGAGGAATCG AAGCCTTCTGATATTGGTATagagaaagaaaaggaggaTCTGAAAGGGCAAGCTCAAGAATCAGAGGAAGCATGGCAGCAGGTTCTCTCATCTTTCAAGGAGCAAGCTATAAAAATGCAGAGCATGTCTAAGGAAGCATATGAGTTGTACTCTGAGAAGGCATTCGTCGTTCTAAAAGAAACTTCTGAGAAGTTAAAGATTCAAGCAGAAAAGGCAAGACAGGATTTGGTTGAGATTGCTAAAGAAACTGCTGAAGAAAGTAAAGAATACTTGGCCGCAGCTGCAGAGAAATCCCCTGAACCGGTGAAGGATATTGTAGAAACTTTTTCTACTTCAACGGATGAGCTCAACGATGTGTCTAAAGTCCGAGACTTTTATGTTGGGATACCTTATG GTGCACTTCTTTCTGTTGGAGGCTTTCTTTCGTTTATGTTAACTGGAAGCATCCATGCCATCAGGTTTGGTATTGTACTTGGTGGTACTCTTTTGGCCCTGAGTATAGCAAGTTTGAAATCATGGAAGAAGGGGGAGCCGTCGTCCTTGCTTGTGAAAGGACAAACAG TAATTGCTACAATCTTTTTTGTGAGGGAACTGCGCCTGTTGGCCATG CGATCATTTATTTCCAACTTCATTACAACACTTATCAG TGGCGGAGTACTTGCATTCTATCTCTATAGGATCATCAGGGACAGAGAGCAGACGGGAGGGTCCAGTCAGGAACTAGGGGCCGAAACTTAA
- the LOC121746651 gene encoding protein FATTY ACID EXPORT 3, chloroplastic-like isoform X2, which yields MSVRLESIKFRNSFPNINRPASTMALCHSPPTTLGFQPLLPPKINVNLSLPRLLGVNLRQITLRNRTVFSFAASHEESPSDIGIEKEKEDLKGQAQESEEAWQQVLSSFKEQAIKMQSMSKEAYELYSEKAFVVLKETSEKLKIQAEKARQDLVEIAKETAEESKEYLAAAAEKSPEPVKDIVETFSTSTDELNDVSKVRDFYVGIPYGALLSVGGFLSFMLTGSIHAIRFGIVLGGTLLALSIASLKSWKKGEPSSLLVKGQTVIATIFFVRELRLLAMRSFISNFITTLISGGVLAFYLYRIIRDREQTGGSSQELGAET from the exons ATGAGCGTTAGATTGGAATCCATCAAATTCAGAAACTCCTTTCCTAACATCAATAGACCTGCTTCAACAATGGCGCTCTGCCACTCGCCGCCGACCACTCTAGGGTTTCAACCTTTGCTCCCCCCTAAAATCAATGTCAACTTGTCGCTTCCTAGGCTGCTCGGCGTTAATCTACGCCAGATTACTCTGAGGAATCGCACCGTTTTCTCCTTTGCTGCGTCCCACGAGGAATCG CCTTCTGATATTGGTATagagaaagaaaaggaggaTCTGAAAGGGCAAGCTCAAGAATCAGAGGAAGCATGGCAGCAGGTTCTCTCATCTTTCAAGGAGCAAGCTATAAAAATGCAGAGCATGTCTAAGGAAGCATATGAGTTGTACTCTGAGAAGGCATTCGTCGTTCTAAAAGAAACTTCTGAGAAGTTAAAGATTCAAGCAGAAAAGGCAAGACAGGATTTGGTTGAGATTGCTAAAGAAACTGCTGAAGAAAGTAAAGAATACTTGGCCGCAGCTGCAGAGAAATCCCCTGAACCGGTGAAGGATATTGTAGAAACTTTTTCTACTTCAACGGATGAGCTCAACGATGTGTCTAAAGTCCGAGACTTTTATGTTGGGATACCTTATG GTGCACTTCTTTCTGTTGGAGGCTTTCTTTCGTTTATGTTAACTGGAAGCATCCATGCCATCAGGTTTGGTATTGTACTTGGTGGTACTCTTTTGGCCCTGAGTATAGCAAGTTTGAAATCATGGAAGAAGGGGGAGCCGTCGTCCTTGCTTGTGAAAGGACAAACAG TAATTGCTACAATCTTTTTTGTGAGGGAACTGCGCCTGTTGGCCATG CGATCATTTATTTCCAACTTCATTACAACACTTATCAG TGGCGGAGTACTTGCATTCTATCTCTATAGGATCATCAGGGACAGAGAGCAGACGGGAGGGTCCAGTCAGGAACTAGGGGCCGAAACTTAA
- the LOC121746667 gene encoding probable LRR receptor-like serine/threonine-protein kinase IRK, with product MLLPVKLVAFLFLVQSWLVLAQSLSPTAFNDDVLGLIVFKAGLADPQLRLVSWSEEDNVACKWAGVKCDPNTNRVTELILDGFSLSGHIGRGLLRLQSLTLLQLSRNNFSGAIPPILAQIPSLEVLDLSYNTLSGSIPDELFQQCGRLKSISLAKNSLSGPLPQSLTSCLNLQRLNLSSNRLSGQLLPALWSLTSLRFLDLSDNLLEGEIPGGIESVADLKVISLRSNLLVGWLPQNLGKCLNLKSVDFGGNYFRGSLPVSMRELGLCRYLDVSTNSLTGEFPDWIGEMGRLEFLDISGNKFSGRVPSSLGSLQALKQVNMSRNRFSGGLPESFGGCVSLKVVDVGHNSFSGNLPSWLFVLALESASFNGNRYSGGITFSASWPQSFESLEELDLSSNALTGGIPAAIGNFSRLQSLNVSRNSLAGSIPASIGELNTTRVLDMSRNQLSGSIPPVVGRAVSLQQLRLDGNMLNGAIPKEIGNCSSLTSLVLSQNNLTGPLPGSVTNLSNLEVLDLSFNNLSGSLPKELTNLSHLVSFNVSFNHLEGELPVGGFFNTIPSSSVIGNPSLCGSIVKQSCPAVHPKPLVLNPNSSVSNHGPIPPSLRHKRIVLSISSLVAIGAAVFIALGVVTVSILNMHARTSMARSAAALTFSGGDEFSPSHDTEANYGKLVMFSGEAEFATGAQSLLNKNCEIGRGGFGAVYKTELRAGRSIAIKKLNTTSLVKCQEDFEREVKTLGKIRHPNLVTLEGYYWTPSLQLLINEYVSGGSLHKHLHDRGDDSCLVWQQRFNIILGIAKGLAHLHRMDVIHYNMKSSNVLIDASGDPKVGDFALARLLPALDRYILSSKIQSALGYMAPEFACQSVKITEKCDVYGFGVLTLEVLTGKRPVEYMEDDVVVLSDMVREALDEGRIEECIDTRLKGGYPVEEAIPVIKLGFICTSQVPSNRPDMEEVIRILELIQSSSEKEEMES from the exons ATGCTGTTGCCGGTAAAGTTAGTAGCTTTTTTGTTTCTGGTTCAATCTTGGTTGGTTTTGGCTCAATCTCTCTCCCCCACGGCTTTCAACGACGACGTTTTGGGCCTCATCGTCTTCAAAGCGGGCCTCGCCGACCCGCAATTGCGCCTCGTTTCGTGGAGCGAGGAAGACAACGTCGCCTGCAAATGGGCCGGGGTGAAATGCGACCCGAATACCAACCGGGTCACCGAGCTCATCCtcgacggattctccctctccggCCACATTGGGAGAGGCTTGCTCCGGCTGCAGTCGCTCACGCTTTTGCAGCTATCAAGAAACAATTTTTCAGGGGCGATTCCTCCAATTCTCGCCCAAATTCCATCTCTAGAGGTTCTTGATTTGAGTTACAACACTCTCTCAGGATCAATTCCTGATGAACTTTTCCAGCAATGTGGGCGTCTGAAGTCGATTTCACTAGCTAAGAACAGTTTATCTGGCCCACTGCCGCAGTCCTTGACCTCTTGCTTGAATCTGCAGAGGCTCAATTTGTCTTCCAATCGCCTCTCAGGTCAGTTGCTACCTGCGCTATGGTCTTTGACTTCGCTAAGGTTTCTTGATTTGTCTGATAATTTGTTGGAGGGGGAGATTCCAGGAGGGATTGAGAGTGTGGCTGATTTGAAAGTGATTAGTTTGAGAAGCAACCTTCTTGTTGGTTGGCTGCCTCAGAATCTTGGAAAGTGTTTGAATCTCAAGAGTGTTGATTTTGGTGGTAACTATTTTAGGGGCAGTCTTCCTGTTTCAATGAGGGAACTTGGTTTGTGCAGGTATCTTGATGTGAGTACGAATTCATTGACAGGGGAGTTTCCTGATTGGATTGGAGAGATGGGAAGGTTGGAATTCTTGGACATTTCTGGTAATAAGTTTTCTGGTAGGGTACCTAGTTCTTTAGGCAGTCTGCAAGCGTTAAAGCAAGTTAATATGTCAAGAAATAGGTTTAGTGGAGGCTTGCCTGAGTCATTTGGGGGATGTGTGAGCCTTAAAGTTGTTGATGTTGGGCACAATTCATTCTCTGGCAATCTTCCTTCTTGGCTTTTTGTGTTGGCTTTGGAGAGTGCTTCTTTTAATGGTAACAGATACAGTGGGGGCATCACTTTTTCTGCTTCTTGGCCGCAGTCGTTTGAAAGCCTTGAAGAGTTAGATTTGTCGTCCAACGCGTTAACTGGTGGGATTCCAGCAGCTATTGGGAATTTCAGTAGGCTGCAGTCCTTGAATGTTTCGCGCAACTCTTTGGCTGGTTCGATTCCAGCAAGTATTGGGGAGCTTAACACGACTCGTGTTCTTGATATGAGTCGCAATCAGCTTTCTGGGAGCATCCCTCCTGTGGTTGGACGTGCTGTTTCACTGCAGCAGTTGAGATTGGACGGCAATATGTTAAACGGAGCCATTCCAAAAGAGATTGGGAATTGCTCATCTCTAACCTCATT GGTCTTGTCGCAGAATAATCTCACAGGTCCTCTGCCTGGTTCGGTCACAAACCTATCAAACCTTGAGGTGTTGGATTTGTCATTCAACAATTTATCAGGAAGCCTGCCGAAAGAATTGACAAATCTTTCGCATCTTGTCTCGTTTAATGTCTCCTTCAATCACCTTGAGGGGGAACTCCCGGTTGGAGGCTTCTTCAACACCATTCCCTCGTCGTCTGTTATTGGAAATCCATCCCTATGTGGCTCCATAGTCAAGCAATCATGCCCGGCTGTCCATCCCAAGCCTCTGGTCCTAAACCCCAACTCATCCGTCTCTAATCACGGCCCTATTCCACCAAGTCTTCGCCACAAGCGAATTGTGCTCAGCATATCTTCCCTTGTGGCCATTGGTGCAGCTGTCTTTATTGCTCTTGGTGTGGTTACAGTCTCTATTCTCAATATGCACGCGCGTACCTCCATGGCACGGTCTGCTGCTGCACTCACATTCTCCGGGGGCGATGAATTTAGCCCTTCCCACGACACTGAAGCCAACTACGGGAAGCTTGTCATGTTCTCTGGAGAAGCTGAGTTTGCTACCGGCGCTCAATCTCTGCTTAATAAGAACTGTGAGATCGGCCGCGGGGGTTTTGGGGCCGTCTATAAGACAGAGCTTCGAGCGGGACGCTCCATTGCCATCAAGAAGCTTAACACCACGAGTTTGGTGAAATGTCAAGAAGATTTCGAGAGGGAAGTTAAAACACTAGGAAAAATCAGACATCCGAATCTGGTGACACTTGAAGGGTATTACTGGACACCTTCGTTGCAGCTGCTGATTAACGAGTATGTCTCGGGTGGCAGTTTGCACAAACATCTCCACGACAGAGGGGACGATAGCTGCCTCGTGTGGCAGCAAAGATTCAACATAATCCTTGGTATTGCTAAAGGGCTGGCGCATCTGCACCGGATGGATGTCATTCACTATAACATGAAGTCGAGCAATGTTTTGATAGATGCTTCTGGTGATCCGAAGGTGGGGGATTTCGCCCTGGCCCGGCTGCTGCCAGCATTGGACCGCTATATCCTGAGCAGCAAGATTCAGAGCGCACTCGGGTACATGGCCCCAGAGTTTGCGTGCCAAAGTGTGAAGATCACTGAGAAATGTGATGTTTATGGATTTGGCGTCTTGACTCTGGAAGTGCTGACTGGGAAAAGACCGGTGGAGTACATGGAAGACGACGTGGTGGTACTGAGTGACATGGTGAGGGAAGCGTTAGACGAAGGCAGGATAGAAGAATGTATTGACACGAGGCTGAAAGGTGGCTATCCGGTGGAGGAGGCAATTCCGGTAATAAAGCTCGGTTTTATTTGTACCTCGCAGGTGCCATCAAATCGCCCCGACATGGAAGAGGTCATAAGGATTTTGGAACTCATCCAATCTTCATCAGAGAAGGAAGAAATGGAATCATAA
- the LOC121746676 gene encoding uncharacterized protein LOC121746676, whose amino-acid sequence MDKNRSIAIVLVFLFLSTTCNASLVFHLRKLIASEGNNAPADSQVSPIANDSNTNTSSINTENPQLDKPKESEKPELEKPEESQAGNQTNSDSTLPVHPEESKKPDNGTKSLGAPSPPEGEKKGNEVVGGNEKVNVSMPKPDDNVSCDGSVSNCREQTMLACIKMSKDGGLDSVFLVATNEGENTLKVNIKLPNSVQYIVSDVEVPKHTSKKINISSVVGKSNKLIVSSGGSQCNLVLVQSASIDKIMQQLSFYSKQVTPIYAVYASFLITLLLGGTWACCRFRKRNQQDVVTYQELEMGLPESTANVDSSEGWDQDWDDDWDEDVEVKSPSGHQVRGVSADGLTSRSPKRDGWENGWDD is encoded by the exons ATGGATAAAAATCGGTCTATCGCAATCGTCTTGGTATTCCTATTTTTGTCTACCACTTGCAATGCCTCCTTAGTGTTTCATCTACGGAAATTGATCGCTAGTGAGGGGAATAATGCTCCTGCGGATTCTCAG GTTTCACCAATTGCAAATGATTCGAATACAAATACGAGCTCGATAAATACAGAAAATCCTCAACTAGACAAGCCGAAAGAATCCGAAAAGCCTGAATTAGAGAAGCCAGAGGAATCTCAGGCGGGCAATCAGACTAATAGTGATTCGACATTACCAGTTCATCCGGAGGAATCGAAGAAACCTGACAATGGCACTAAAAGTTTAGGTGCTCCTAGCCCGCCAGAGGGTGAGAAGAAGGGCAATGAAGTTGTTGGAGGCAATGAGAAGGTCAATGTGTCCATGCCGAAGCCAGATGACAACGTCAGCTgtgatggatcagttagcaattGCAGGGAGCAAACAATGCTTGCCTGCATTAAAATGTCGAAAGATGGCG GGTTAGATAGTGTGTTTCTTGTAGCGACGAATGAAGGAGAAAATACTTTAAAAGTCAACATCAAATTACCTAATTCAGTTCAATATATTGTCTCAGATGTCGAAGTACCCAAACATACAAGTAAAAAG ATAAACATTTCATCTGTAGTTGGCAAGAGCAATAAACTGATAGTGAGTTCTGGAGGTTCCCAATGCAATCTTGTTTTAGTGCAGTCTGCTTCCATCGACAAGATTATGCAGCAGCTCTCTTTCTACTCTAAGCAAGTGACTCCTATATATGCCGTATATGCTTCTTTCCTCATCACATTACTTTTAGGAGGGACATGGGCCTGTTGCAGATTTAGGAAGAGAAACCAGCAGGATGTAGTGACTTATCAAGAGCTTGAAATGGGCCTTCCAGAATCTACTGCTAACGTGGATAGCTCCGAAGGCTGGGATCAGGATTGGGACGACGATTGGGATGAGGATGTTGAAGTGAAGTCCCCCTCTGGACACCAAGTAAGAGGTGTCTCTGCCGATGGACTCACCTCTAGGTCTCCAAAGAGAGATGGATGGGAGAATGGCTGGGACGATTAG